The following proteins are encoded in a genomic region of Rhodoferax aquaticus:
- a CDS encoding F0F1 ATP synthase subunit B, with product MNINSTLFLQAVVFGILVWFTMKFVWPPITKALDERAQKIAEGLAAADKAKSELASANKRVEAELATSRNETATRLADAERRGQAIVEEAKAKAIEEGNKIIAAAKAEAEQQSVKAREALREQVAALAVKGAEQILRKEVNPAVHADLLGRLATEL from the coding sequence GTGAACATTAACTCGACACTGTTCCTGCAGGCCGTCGTGTTTGGTATCTTGGTGTGGTTCACGATGAAATTCGTGTGGCCACCCATAACCAAAGCGTTGGACGAGCGGGCCCAGAAAATTGCAGAAGGCTTGGCCGCTGCAGACAAAGCTAAATCGGAACTCGCTAGCGCTAACAAGCGCGTTGAGGCTGAGTTGGCAACTTCAAGAAACGAAACCGCTACACGGTTGGCTGATGCTGAGCGTCGTGGTCAAGCCATCGTTGAAGAAGCCAAGGCAAAGGCGATTGAAGAAGGCAACAAAATTATTGCTGCTGCCAAAGCCGAAGCTGAACAGCAGTCTGTGAAAGCCCGTGAAGCATTGCGCGAGCAAGTTGCTGCGCTGGCCGTTAAGGGTGCTGAGCAGATTCTTCGTAAAGAGGTCAATCCAGCCGTA
- the atpE gene encoding F0F1 ATP synthase subunit C has product MEHILGFVALACGLIVGLGAIGASIGIALMGGKFLESSARQPELMNELQTKMFILAGLIDAAFLIGVAIALLFAFANPFVLK; this is encoded by the coding sequence ATGGAACACATTCTCGGATTCGTAGCTTTGGCTTGTGGCTTGATCGTTGGTTTGGGCGCTATCGGTGCTTCCATCGGTATCGCTTTGATGGGCGGCAAGTTCTTGGAGTCTTCCGCACGTCAACCAGAGTTGATGAACGAACTGCAAACTAAGATGTTCATTTTGGCTGGTCTGATCGACGCGGCTTTCTTGATCGGTGTAGCTATCGCTTTGCTGTTCGCATTCGCCAACCCCTTCGTTCTGAAGTAA
- the atpB gene encoding F0F1 ATP synthase subunit A has translation MSATESAGTHAPSAGEYIQHHLQHLQKNFDFESVKQTSIVDFSVFNLDSVFFSVVLGIVGCLVLWSAARKATSGVPGRFQAAVELLSEMVENQAKGVIHNAKSRKLISPLALTVFVWIFLMNAMDMLPVDLIPQIWHAAGPAMGFTDYMRVVPTADLSTTLGLSCSVLLICVFYNIKIKGLGGWAHELIAAPFGDHWALYPINFLMQMIEYLAKTVSHGMRLFGNMFAGELVFMLIALMGGGWALSATGVGLAIGHIIAGTVWTLFHILVITLQAFIFMMLTLIYTGQAHDAH, from the coding sequence ATGTCTGCAACTGAAAGCGCTGGAACACATGCCCCCTCAGCTGGAGAGTACATCCAGCATCATTTGCAGCATCTGCAAAAGAACTTCGACTTTGAAAGCGTCAAGCAAACGAGTATTGTCGATTTCAGTGTCTTTAACTTAGATTCGGTGTTCTTTTCTGTGGTGCTTGGCATCGTGGGATGTTTGGTGCTGTGGAGCGCAGCTCGTAAAGCAACGTCGGGCGTGCCTGGTCGCTTCCAAGCGGCTGTTGAGCTTTTGTCGGAAATGGTTGAGAACCAGGCGAAGGGCGTCATTCATAACGCTAAAAGTCGTAAGCTGATCTCTCCACTGGCGTTGACCGTGTTTGTTTGGATATTCTTGATGAACGCGATGGACATGCTGCCTGTGGACTTGATTCCGCAGATTTGGCATGCCGCCGGCCCTGCAATGGGTTTCACAGACTACATGCGCGTCGTGCCTACTGCAGACCTCTCAACCACTTTGGGCCTTTCTTGTTCGGTTTTGTTGATTTGCGTGTTCTACAACATCAAGATCAAGGGATTGGGTGGCTGGGCGCATGAGTTGATTGCAGCGCCTTTTGGCGACCATTGGGCTCTGTATCCCATTAACTTCTTGATGCAAATGATCGAGTACCTTGCTAAGACGGTGTCTCACGGTATGCGGTTGTTTGGCAATATGTTTGCAGGTGAGTTGGTGTTTATGTTGATCGCCTTGATGGGTGGCGGCTGGGCACTGTCGGCAACTGGTGTTGGATTGGCCATCGGTCACATCATCGCCGGAACCGTATGGACACTGTTCCATATCCTGGTGATCACTTTGCAAGCCTTCATCTTTATGATGTTGACGCTGATCTACACAGGTCAAGCGCACGACGCACACTGA
- a CDS encoding ATP synthase subunit I, producing the protein MWLYACNIPNAMMTVPNTFGANDESEEREAPIKVLTAQEVQQLVAKQPKQSPWMVVGLQVVVGLVISMVSYGIYSDLLVAASVAYGAIAVIMPTAVFVRGLQRAVRKGEQGSAITNFVVWELAKILLTVAMLFAAPQLVVGLNWLALVAGFVVTLKVYWLAVWLRPSDPVSAIR; encoded by the coding sequence TTGTGGCTATACGCTTGTAACATTCCGAACGCAATGATGACCGTCCCCAACACTTTTGGTGCAAATGACGAGTCTGAGGAGCGAGAGGCGCCAATCAAGGTTTTGACGGCGCAGGAAGTGCAGCAGTTGGTTGCGAAGCAGCCTAAGCAATCACCTTGGATGGTGGTTGGTTTGCAGGTGGTGGTCGGTCTGGTGATTTCAATGGTGTCTTATGGCATTTATTCGGATTTGCTGGTGGCTGCATCTGTTGCGTATGGAGCTATAGCGGTGATAATGCCGACCGCCGTGTTTGTGCGTGGCTTGCAACGGGCGGTGCGTAAGGGTGAGCAGGGTTCCGCAATCACTAATTTCGTGGTTTGGGAATTGGCAAAGATTTTGTTGACTGTTGCAATGTTGTTTGCGGCGCCGCAGTTGGTAGTTGGGTTGAATTGGCTGGCCCTTGTGGCCGGGTTTGTGGTGACATTGAAGGTGTATTGGTTGGCCGTGTGGCTGCGACCAAGCGACCCAGTGTCAGCAATTCGGTAA
- the glpK gene encoding glycerol kinase GlpK has translation MTYLLALDQGTSSSRSIVFDAQGRTVAHAQLELPQMYPQPGWVEHDPLEIWRTQVSTAREALLKAGITAAQVSAIGITNQRETTVVWNRLTGAPIHHAIVWQDRRAEPTCVELRERGLAGTIQAKTGLLVDAYFSGTKLKWILDNVAGARGLADAGELAFGTVDCWLMWQLTKGKVHATDVSNASRTMLFNVHTNTWDADLLKELGIPASMMPKVQPSSSLFGEIHPDVLGHPVRIGGVAGDQQSALFGQACFKAGMVKNTYGTGCFMLMHTGSEFQTSGNGLITTSAAQVSLTPEFAIEGSVFVGGAVVQWLRDGLHAIKTSDEVQALAESVPDSGGVVVVPAFTGLGAPYWKPDARGTITGLTRGSTVAHIARAALESIAFQSAALLNAMGRDLSAANGAAVRELRVDGGASGNDFLMQFQADLLGIPVVRPETTETTALGAAYLAGLSTGVFHSCEQLSQLWQVERKFEPNLPSARVAERMLQWEHAVAQATH, from the coding sequence ATGACATACCTCTTAGCCCTAGACCAAGGCACCTCCAGTTCGCGCAGCATAGTGTTTGATGCGCAGGGTCGAACCGTTGCCCACGCGCAGTTGGAGCTGCCGCAGATGTACCCTCAGCCCGGATGGGTGGAGCATGATCCACTGGAGATCTGGAGAACGCAGGTATCAACCGCGCGCGAGGCGCTTTTGAAGGCCGGGATCACTGCTGCACAGGTTAGCGCGATTGGCATTACCAATCAACGCGAGACTACCGTGGTGTGGAATCGTCTGACCGGCGCGCCCATTCACCATGCCATTGTTTGGCAGGATCGCCGGGCAGAGCCCACGTGCGTTGAGCTTAGAGAGCGGGGTCTGGCGGGCACGATACAGGCCAAAACTGGGCTCTTGGTAGACGCCTATTTCTCCGGAACCAAGCTGAAGTGGATTTTGGATAACGTGGCAGGCGCAAGAGGTTTGGCGGATGCAGGCGAGTTGGCGTTCGGAACGGTAGATTGTTGGCTGATGTGGCAACTCACCAAAGGAAAGGTTCATGCTACTGATGTGAGTAATGCGTCCCGCACCATGCTGTTTAACGTGCACACGAACACGTGGGATGCCGACCTGCTAAAAGAACTTGGTATTCCCGCAAGCATGATGCCCAAAGTGCAGCCTTCCAGTTCTCTATTTGGTGAAATCCATCCGGATGTGCTGGGTCATCCAGTGCGTATCGGTGGTGTCGCCGGAGATCAGCAAAGTGCGCTCTTCGGGCAAGCTTGTTTCAAGGCCGGAATGGTGAAGAACACCTATGGCACGGGATGCTTCATGTTGATGCACACCGGCTCTGAGTTTCAGACGTCAGGCAACGGGCTGATCACCACAAGCGCGGCACAGGTAAGTCTTACGCCTGAGTTCGCCATTGAGGGGAGTGTCTTTGTTGGGGGCGCTGTCGTGCAATGGTTGCGCGATGGTCTACATGCGATTAAGACGAGCGATGAGGTCCAAGCTTTGGCGGAAAGCGTTCCAGACTCCGGTGGCGTTGTCGTAGTGCCGGCCTTTACGGGACTGGGTGCGCCATACTGGAAGCCCGATGCACGAGGGACCATTACTGGACTGACGCGGGGGAGCACGGTGGCGCATATTGCCCGCGCCGCATTGGAAAGCATTGCGTTTCAGAGCGCTGCCCTATTGAACGCAATGGGCCGCGATCTGAGTGCTGCCAACGGCGCTGCAGTGCGGGAGCTCCGCGTGGACGGCGGCGCGAGCGGCAACGACTTCCTTATGCAATTTCAGGCAGACCTGCTAGGCATTCCGGTGGTGCGGCCCGAGACCACGGAAACGACCGCTTTGGGAGCCGCCTATTTGGCGGGACTCTCCACCGGGGTGTTTCATAGCTGCGAACAGTTGAGTCAGCTCTGGCAGGTAGAGCGCAAGTTTGAGCCCAATCTGCCGAGTGCTCGGGTGGCTGAGCGCATGTTGCAGTGGGAGCATGCCGTAGCACAGGCGACCCATTAG
- a CDS encoding DeoR/GlpR family DNA-binding transcription regulator, protein MKTNPRQLTLLSVVQDKGAVTVEQLAETLGVTLQTVRRDVQRLADEGLLARFHGGVRVPSSTVENIAHQQRESLHAEGKQRIARCIADAVPNDCSLILNIGTTTEAIARALLKHTGLRVITNNLNVASILSANPRSEVIVVGGVVRGLDQGIVGEAAVDFIRQFKVDIALIGISGIEADGTLRDYDYREVKVSQTIMSHAREVWLAADASKFNRPAMVEVARLSQIDRLFTDAEPPEPFPALLTEAQVRLDVAR, encoded by the coding sequence ATGAAAACCAACCCACGCCAACTCACATTGCTATCAGTCGTGCAAGACAAGGGGGCGGTGACCGTTGAGCAGTTGGCCGAGACGCTGGGCGTTACTCTGCAAACCGTCCGTCGGGATGTGCAGCGCTTGGCCGATGAGGGCTTGCTCGCGAGATTTCACGGGGGAGTGAGGGTGCCGAGCTCTACGGTGGAGAACATTGCCCATCAACAGCGAGAGAGCTTGCACGCCGAGGGCAAGCAGCGCATTGCGCGGTGCATTGCGGACGCTGTGCCCAATGATTGCTCTTTGATCTTGAACATCGGTACGACCACGGAGGCGATCGCCCGGGCGCTGCTCAAGCACACAGGTCTGCGGGTGATTACGAACAATCTCAATGTGGCATCCATTCTGAGTGCCAATCCTCGGAGTGAAGTGATCGTGGTCGGTGGCGTGGTCCGCGGGTTGGATCAAGGCATCGTGGGAGAGGCGGCGGTCGACTTCATTCGTCAGTTCAAGGTGGACATTGCGCTGATTGGCATCTCCGGCATTGAGGCCGATGGCACCTTGCGTGACTACGATTACCGCGAGGTGAAGGTGTCCCAGACCATCATGTCCCACGCCCGAGAGGTGTGGTTGGCGGCGGATGCGAGTAAGTTCAATCGGCCCGCCATGGTGGAGGTGGCGCGCCTGTCTCAGATTGACCGTTTGTTTACCGACGCCGAGCCTCCCGAGCCGTTTCCAGCGCTATTGACGGAAGCCCAAGTCCGCCTCGATGTCGCGCGGTAA
- a CDS encoding ABC transporter ATP-binding protein: MQLTLEGISKKVGPQTWLYNMDIAPRSGAVTVLLGATQAGKTTLMRVMAGLDAPTSGSVKVDGVDVVGVPVRQRNVSMVYQQFINYPSLKVRDNIASPLKLRGEQNIEKRVRELAEKLHIEMFLDRYPAELSGGQQQRVALARALAKGAPLMLLDEPLVNLDYKLREELRDELTALFAAGNSTVIYATTEPGEALLLGGYTAVMDAGELLQYGPTSEVFHAPKSLRVARAFSDPPMNLIEASRTGAGLQLANGPQLRLALPARPSPALTVGMRASALHTESMEGDVALQGKVELAEISGTDTFVHFETALGELVAQLTGVHHFDLGESVTFYFNPAHIYVFDAEGLLLLAPVRGKGR, translated from the coding sequence ATGCAGCTAACACTTGAAGGCATCAGCAAAAAGGTCGGCCCCCAAACTTGGCTCTACAACATGGACATCGCCCCTCGCAGCGGCGCAGTCACAGTTTTGCTGGGTGCCACACAAGCTGGTAAGACCACCCTCATGCGGGTGATGGCCGGGCTGGATGCGCCCACCTCAGGAAGCGTCAAAGTGGATGGCGTGGATGTCGTTGGAGTCCCAGTGCGCCAGCGCAATGTCTCCATGGTCTATCAACAGTTCATCAACTACCCGTCGCTCAAAGTGCGCGACAACATCGCCTCGCCCTTGAAACTGCGCGGGGAACAAAACATTGAAAAACGCGTACGCGAGTTGGCAGAAAAGCTGCACATTGAGATGTTCCTTGACCGCTACCCTGCGGAACTATCTGGCGGGCAACAACAACGCGTGGCGCTGGCACGCGCCTTGGCAAAAGGCGCACCTTTGATGCTGCTGGACGAACCTTTGGTCAACCTCGACTACAAATTACGCGAAGAACTGCGTGACGAGCTCACTGCCCTTTTTGCTGCTGGCAACTCGACCGTGATCTACGCAACCACAGAGCCTGGAGAAGCTCTGCTCTTAGGGGGTTACACCGCTGTCATGGATGCCGGTGAGCTCCTGCAGTACGGCCCAACCTCCGAGGTATTTCATGCGCCCAAATCATTGCGCGTAGCCAGGGCTTTCAGTGACCCGCCCATGAACTTAATCGAGGCCAGTCGCACGGGCGCTGGACTGCAACTCGCCAACGGACCGCAACTCCGCTTGGCACTGCCAGCACGCCCCTCACCTGCTCTCACTGTCGGCATGCGCGCAAGCGCCTTGCACACCGAATCCATGGAAGGAGACGTGGCGCTGCAAGGCAAGGTGGAGTTAGCAGAAATCTCTGGAACGGACACCTTTGTGCACTTTGAAACGGCGTTGGGCGAGCTTGTAGCCCAACTGACAGGCGTGCATCACTTCGACCTCGGTGAATCCGTCACCTTTTACTTCAACCCCGCCCACATCTACGTATTTGATGCTGAGGGCTTGCTGCTTTTGGCCCCCGTGCGCGGCAAAGGACGCTGA
- a CDS encoding ABC transporter ATP-binding protein produces MARIELDLAHAYRRDPQQDSDYALLPLKMTFEDGGAYALLGPSGCGKTTLLNIMSGLVTPSQGSVLFDGKDVTRATPQERNIAQVFQFPVIYDTMTVAENLAFPLRNRKMPQEQIKKRVGAIAEMLEMSGQLNQRASGLAADAKQKISLGRGLVRPDVSAVLFDEPLTVIDPHLKWQLRRKLKQIHHELKLTLIYVTHDQVEALTFADQVVVMTRGRAVQVGTAADLFERPSHTFVGHFIGSPGMNFLSGQVHNETFSIGGAQMRMPTDRGLPDGTFKLGVRPEYVRIAAADAPGALPMTVVQVQDVGTHTILTATREQHLIKARLPADSTPLVAGDAVWLQLMGEHTCFYKNEEIVA; encoded by the coding sequence ATGGCACGTATTGAACTCGACCTCGCCCACGCGTACCGGCGTGACCCTCAGCAGGACAGCGACTACGCTCTGCTCCCTCTCAAGATGACCTTTGAGGATGGCGGTGCTTACGCACTTCTGGGTCCCTCAGGCTGCGGCAAAACCACTTTGCTCAATATCATGTCAGGCTTGGTCACCCCTTCACAGGGAAGCGTGCTGTTTGACGGAAAAGACGTCACCCGCGCCACCCCCCAAGAGCGCAACATCGCGCAGGTGTTCCAGTTTCCCGTCATTTACGACACCATGACGGTTGCTGAGAATTTGGCCTTTCCTTTGCGCAATCGCAAGATGCCGCAAGAGCAAATCAAGAAGCGCGTAGGCGCTATCGCCGAAATGCTGGAAATGAGTGGTCAACTCAACCAGCGCGCCTCAGGTTTGGCGGCTGATGCAAAGCAAAAAATCTCTTTGGGCCGTGGACTGGTGCGCCCCGACGTATCCGCCGTCTTGTTTGACGAACCCTTAACGGTGATTGACCCCCATTTGAAGTGGCAACTGCGACGCAAACTTAAGCAGATTCACCATGAGCTCAAGCTCACTCTGATCTACGTCACGCATGACCAAGTGGAAGCATTGACCTTTGCTGACCAAGTGGTGGTCATGACCCGTGGGCGTGCCGTGCAGGTGGGAACTGCGGCCGATCTTTTTGAACGCCCTAGCCACACCTTCGTAGGCCACTTTATTGGATCACCTGGCATGAACTTTTTGTCCGGCCAAGTCCACAACGAAACCTTCAGTATCGGCGGCGCCCAGATGCGTATGCCGACGGATAGAGGCTTACCAGATGGCACGTTCAAGCTAGGCGTGCGGCCTGAATATGTGCGCATTGCCGCAGCTGACGCGCCAGGCGCATTGCCCATGACGGTCGTCCAAGTCCAGGATGTAGGGACGCACACCATTTTGACGGCCACGCGCGAGCAACACCTCATCAAAGCCCGCCTACCCGCCGACTCAACCCCACTGGTCGCGGGAGATGCTGTGTGGCTGCAACTTATGGGTGAGCACACCTGCTTCTACAAAAACGAGGAGATCGTGGCATGA
- a CDS encoding carbohydrate ABC transporter permease, with protein MSTTTKPVNQKAWFLILPVLICVAFSAILPLMVVVNYSVQDIISPERRVFVGTEWFAAIMRDEELHGALLRQLTYSFAVLAVELPLGILLALSMPAQGWKSSAVLVIVSLSLLIPWNVVGTIWQIFGRTDIGLMGAALLGMGIDYSYTGNATHAWLTVLLMDVWHWTPLVALLGYAGLRSIPDAYYQAASIDGASKLDVFWYVQLPKMRGVLMIAVLLRFMDSFMIYTEPFVLTGGGPGNSTTFLSQFLTQKAVGQFDLGPAAAFSLIYFLIILLMCFILYNWMQRVGTQAKEGGQ; from the coding sequence ATGAGCACCACCACCAAACCCGTCAACCAGAAGGCCTGGTTTCTCATACTTCCCGTGCTGATTTGTGTGGCGTTTTCGGCCATCTTGCCTTTGATGGTGGTCGTCAACTACTCGGTCCAAGACATCATCTCGCCAGAGCGCCGTGTGTTTGTAGGCACCGAATGGTTTGCCGCCATCATGCGCGACGAAGAGTTGCATGGTGCACTCCTACGCCAGCTCACCTACTCGTTCGCCGTGTTGGCTGTAGAGCTCCCACTGGGAATTTTGCTGGCTCTGTCCATGCCAGCACAAGGCTGGAAATCTTCAGCTGTCTTGGTCATCGTGTCGCTGTCCTTGCTCATTCCATGGAATGTCGTGGGCACCATTTGGCAGATTTTTGGACGCACCGACATTGGCTTGATGGGCGCAGCCTTACTGGGCATGGGTATTGACTACAGCTACACCGGCAACGCCACGCACGCATGGCTCACCGTGCTGCTGATGGATGTATGGCACTGGACGCCCTTGGTGGCGCTACTGGGTTACGCCGGTTTGCGCTCTATTCCGGACGCCTACTACCAAGCCGCCAGCATTGATGGCGCGAGCAAGCTCGACGTGTTCTGGTACGTGCAGCTGCCCAAAATGCGCGGCGTACTGATGATTGCGGTGCTGCTGCGCTTCATGGACAGCTTCATGATTTACACCGAGCCCTTTGTGCTGACCGGCGGTGGCCCTGGTAACTCGACCACATTCTTGTCCCAGTTCCTGACCCAAAAAGCGGTGGGACAGTTTGACCTAGGGCCAGCGGCAGCCTTCTCCCTCATTTATTTCCTCATCATTTTGTTGATGTGCTTCATCTTGTACAACTGGATGCAGCGCGTTGGCACCCAAGCCAAGGAGGGTGGGCAATGA
- a CDS encoding carbohydrate ABC transporter permease: MSKPKFQKRSLFLLAYLIFALLPIYWMINMSFKTNNEILAGFTLFPDHFTWDNYRTILTDPAWYSGYINSLIYVAINTVISLTVALPAAYAFSRYSFLGDKHVFFWLLTNRMTPPAVFLLPFFQLYTSVGLMDTHIAVALVHLLFNVPLAVWILEGFMSGIPREIDETAYIDGYSFPRFFIRIYIPLIKAGVGVAAFFCFMFSWVELLLARTLTSVNAKPIAATMTRTVSASGMDWATLAAAGVLTIVPGAIVIWFVRNYIAKGFAMGRV, from the coding sequence ATGTCTAAACCCAAGTTCCAAAAACGCTCGCTGTTCTTGCTGGCGTACCTCATTTTTGCCTTGTTGCCCATCTACTGGATGATCAACATGTCATTCAAGACCAACAACGAAATCTTGGCGGGTTTCACCTTGTTCCCGGACCACTTTACGTGGGACAACTACAGAACCATTCTGACGGACCCCGCGTGGTACTCGGGCTATATCAATAGCTTGATCTATGTAGCCATCAACACCGTCATTTCTTTGACCGTGGCACTGCCCGCAGCCTATGCGTTCTCTCGCTACAGCTTCTTGGGCGACAAGCATGTGTTCTTTTGGTTGCTCACCAACCGCATGACACCACCGGCCGTGTTTTTGCTGCCCTTCTTCCAGCTCTACACCTCGGTGGGCTTGATGGACACGCACATTGCGGTGGCACTGGTGCACTTGCTGTTCAACGTGCCCTTGGCCGTGTGGATTTTGGAAGGCTTTATGAGTGGCATTCCGCGTGAGATTGACGAGACCGCCTACATCGACGGCTACTCTTTCCCCCGCTTCTTCATCCGCATCTACATTCCCTTGATTAAGGCGGGCGTTGGCGTTGCGGCTTTCTTCTGCTTCATGTTCAGCTGGGTAGAACTGCTCTTGGCCCGCACGCTCACCAGCGTGAATGCCAAGCCCATTGCCGCCACCATGACCCGCACCGTGTCGGCCTCTGGCATGGACTGGGCCACCCTGGCCGCTGCGGGTGTACTCACCATCGTGCCAGGCGCCATCGTTATTTGGTTTGTTCGCAACTACATCGCAAAAGGCTTTGCGATGGGTCGCGTTTGA
- a CDS encoding DUF2160 domain-containing protein has product MFEWMAWTTPVAVFFSCIVLMLIGMTVWEIKSPTTMRKGFLPMETTRGDRLFVGLLSAAYVNLAFIGLSGRMMEWMSLEAEPSIWISFVASMALLGLVMRKG; this is encoded by the coding sequence ATGTTTGAATGGATGGCTTGGACCACCCCCGTGGCCGTGTTTTTCTCGTGCATCGTGCTCATGCTTATTGGCATGACGGTGTGGGAAATCAAATCACCCACCACCATGCGCAAAGGCTTTTTGCCCATGGAAACCACGCGTGGCGACCGCTTGTTTGTAGGCCTGCTCAGCGCGGCTTACGTGAACTTGGCTTTCATTGGCCTCAGTGGCCGAATGATGGAATGGATGAGCCTAGAGGCAGAACCGTCTATCTGGATCAGCTTTGTCGCCTCCATGGCCCTCCTGGGCCTGGTCATGCGCAAAGGCTAA